GGGATTTTTTTTTAGTTTAAAAACCAAAGGAGGAAATTGTGGCAATTCATCGATCAGCTTTAAAACGTGAGCGGCAAATAAATACAAGGCGGGAGCGGAATCGGTCTGTACTTTCGACCTTAAAAACATTAATTAAAAAGGTCCATTCTGCCATTGACCAGAAAAAAGTAGACGACGCCCAGCTTTGTCTTGTCACTGTTTCTTCCGCTCTGGGTAAAGCGGTGTCTAAAGGGTATGTTCATCGAAACACAGCAGCTCGAAAGGTTTCACGGTTAACGCTCAAGGTCAATTCCCTCAAAGGGATTGAAAAAAAAGGAACCGGTTCATCTGGGAAAAACAAAAAGAAGGAAGCCTAACCTGGTTTGTTTTTTCTCCCTATGTTTTCCCCCCTCTGGTGGAAAAGTTTTTTGTCGGCTGACACAGAAAAAAAATGAGCCGTTCAAGGAAGAAACGGGGGTTATGAAAACTTTCCTTTAATGCCGCGTCTGCCTCTTTAAACATCATAAAACTTTCCTGAAGTTTCTCTTCCGAATAAAGTCGGGCTTGATTTTGCAAGGTCTGCCCATAAAAGGGATGAACGCCAAGTTTTTTGGAAATTTCCTCTTTTGGGACTCCGTTAGAAAACAAATCTTTGGTTTTCCAAATTAACCGGAATTGCCTGATCAAAAAGGTTAAGACCATCAATGGATGGTCCCCATTTTCCAAAACCCTTTTTAAGGTTTTCATTGCTGTTTCAAAATCTTTTTGTCCAATGGCACGGGTGAGATCAAAAATGGAATGTTCTTTTTCCCCTACTAAAACAACCGTAATATCATCCCTGTTCAATGTTTCTTTTTTCCCCAGGTGATAGAGAGAAATTTTTTCTAACTCCGTTTGGATTTTTAAGAGATCATTTCCCAGTTGTTCCTTCAGTTCGATTATAGCCTCGTCTGATAAACCCAGGTTAATCGATTCCGCCATTTTTTTAATCCAAAAAGGGATTTGGGATTCATAAGGAGGAGTGCAGGAAACAATGGCTCCATGAGCTTGAATGGCCTGGCAGATTTTTTTTCTAAGATCAATTTTTTCAGCGGTGATAAGAAGGAAAGTTGAGGGTGAGGGGTTTTGAAGATAGGAAACCAGTTTTTCCTGTTCCCCCGATGGCATTTTGTCTAAACCCTTTAAAATCACGATTCTTTTTTCTGAAAGGAAAGGGAATGTTTGGCAGGCGTTCACCAGGTCGTTGGCTGAAACCTCGTGTCCAAAAAAAGTTTGAAAATTCAATTGATCTGAAGGTGAGCCTGCAAACTTTTTCTTTAAAAGGTTGAGTCCTTTTTGGATAAAAAAAGGCCCCTCACCGTTAAAAAAATAAATGGGAAGAGGAGGAGAATGATCGACGGATTTAAAGAAATCAGTGAATTTTAATAAAGGGTTCTTTAATTTAGTCATAAATTTTTTATTTTCCTTGAGAAGGCGGTTTCAAAAAATTTGAAAAATTATGGTTTGGGCGATATTTTTCCCAATCTCCCGAAGGGCCCGGTCTTTGGCTACCCGAGTGGCTGCCGTGTCGTTGGTGGTTATGTATTCTGCTGAAGTTTGAAATCCTTGGGTTTCCCAGGAAATTTCCTCATCCTGTAACGATTCCAATGATAAATTAAAGTTTACAGAAACACGAACCTCCAAAGAATTTTGGAAAGGATCGAAAGAGAGGGTCGTTTCCCCGAATGAGGTAATTTCCCCTTTTAGGATGGTATCGGCTTCTTGGGACCCGTTAACCAACCGAATGCGGTGGTCCGTTAAAAGTTCTTGGGAAATCAATTGAGAGAGGCGTTCCTCAATAAGGGGTTCGGAAGTGGCATTAGACAAAATGGGAAAGTGAATGGTCCTCTTAGACAGGAAATTTTGGGAAGGGTTTATTCCTACAACGGTATAACTGCAACCTGAAACCCAAAAAGAAAAACCCAAGGCGATTAAAAAAGAAAGAAAACAGCCATTCTCAAAAGAGAGGGTTCGCAAATTAAATCCTTGGGTGGTGAAAACGTTTAAATAACAATATTAACCAGACGTTTTGGAACATAAATAAGTTTTTTGATTGACTTTCCCTCAACAAAATCTTTGACTTTGGTGTTTTGGAGCACCCTTTTTTTAACCTCATCTTCATGGGTGTCAGGGGGGAGGTCGATTTTAACTCTCAGCTTTCCGTTGATCTGAATCACAATGGTTATTAAATCCTCTTGTAAGGCCTCCTTTTGAAAAGTTGGCCAGGAAACCTGGTTGACACTGGGTGGGTTTCCAAGTAACTGCCACATTTCTTCGGATAGATGGGGAGCGAAAGGGTTTAAAAGGATCACCAAAGTTTTTATTGCGAGAGATAACACACCTAAATCCGTTTCTTCATCTTTTTCTTTTTTTTGTGAGAGGTACTGGGATATCGCATTTGAAAATTCCATTAAAGCGGCAACCGCTGTATTAAAATGGAAATCCCGTTCAATATCCTCGGTGACTTTTTTTATGGTTTGGTGCGTTTTCCTGTATAGGCCTCTCTCCATATCTGAAGAAGGAAGGGTTTGGGTCGGTTTTTCTCCCACTTCTTCCTTTTGAGTTTTTAATTCCTGAAATTGATTTACCATGCGGTGAATTTTCTGTAGAAAACGGAAAGCTCCTTCCACCCCCTGGTCATTCCATTCTAAATCTTTCTCTGGAGGGGCTGCGAAAAGAGAAAAAAGGCGAGAGGTATCGGCCCCATATTTTTTTATCAGGTCATCGGGTTCAATGACGTTTTTTTTCGATTTGGACATTTTTTCGATTCGACCGATTTCTATCGGTTGTTGGCACTTAGAACATTTATTTCCCTGGGACACCTCTTTCGGGAAAAGGTACCCATGCTGGGGACAAAAATAACTTTCTTTAACCACCATTCCCTGGGTCAGGAGATTTGAGAAAGGTTCGCCCTCCCTCAGAAGGCCGAAATCCCGGGTCACCCGCGTGAAAAAACGAGCATATAAAAGATGTAAAACTGCGTGTTCTATTCCACCAATGTATTGATGAACCGGCATCCAACGGTTTGCCTTGTTGGCATCAAACGGGCCATGATCCATTTTTGGGGAAAGGTACCGAAGAAAATACCAGGAGGAGTCCACAAAGGTGTCCATGGTATCGGTTTCCCGTGTTGCACCCTGATGGCACTTTGGGCATTGGGCTCTCAAAAAATCTTTGTCCTCTGATAGAGGGGATTTTCCTGTTCCTGTTAATAGAGGGTTGAGGGGAAGCTTCACGGGAAGTTGGTCGTAGGGAACAGGAACCACCCCACAGTTATCGCAATAAAGGATGGGAATGGGGGTTCCCCAATACCGTTGACGGGAAATTCCCCAGTCTCTGAGGCGGTAGTTGATGGTCTGTTTTCCCAGGTTTTGATCATCTAAAAATAGGGCGATTTTTTCTTGAGCCTGGCTTGGTGATAATCCCGTGAACGATTCTGATTCAATTAATTCACCCGTTTCTTCGGTATAAGCCTTATCCATCTGATCGGCCCGGAGGAGTTTTTTAGGATCTTGAATGACAACACGAATGGGAAGTTTGTACTTTCGTGCAAATTCAAAGTCCCTTTGATCATGGGCTGGGACGGCCATGATCGCCCCGGTTCCATACTCCATTAAAACAAAATTGGCTACCCAAATGGGAATGGGTTTTTGAGTTAGGGGATTAAGGGCGTAACTTCCTGTGAAAACCCCTTCCTTTTCCAATTCATCAGCGGTTCTTAATTTTTTATCCTGATTTTTCACTCTTTTTACAAAGCCTTCGACCCGTTGGGCTTCGGGTTTTCCTTGAATGATTTTTTCAACCATCGGATGATCAGGGGCAAGGCTAATAAAGGTGGCTCCATATAACGTATCCGGTCGTGTGGTGAAAACTCGGATGGCGTCATCGAATTCAACCAGAGGAAAATTCACCTCCACCCCAACACTTTTTCCAATCCAATTTCTCTGCATGGTTAAAACCCGTTCTGGCCAACCTTTCAGTTCATTACACCCTTGCAAGAGTTCCTCGGCGAAGGCGGTTATTTTAAAAAACCATTGCTCAAGCTCTTTTTGTTCTACGGCTTGATCGCACCGCCAGCATGCCCCTTCAATGACCTGTTCGTTGGCCAGCACGGTCTCACAAGAAGGGCACCAATTGACTGGAGACCGTTTTTTATAGGCAAGCCCTTTATCGTACATCTTGAGAAAAAACCATTGGTTCCAACGGTAAAAGTCAGGACTCGAGGTGTTAATTTCCCGTTCCCAGTCGTAGGATAAACCGATCCGTTTCAGCTGAATGCGCATGTGATCGATGTTTTCTTTTGTCCAATAGGAGGGGTGAACCTTCCGTTCAATCGCGGCATTTTCTGCAGGAAGCCCAAAGGCATCCCAACCGATGGGATGAAGGACTTCAAATCCCTGCATTTTTTTATAGCGGGCGATCACATCCCCAAGGGTATAGTTTCGGACATGGCCCATATGAATCTTGCCGGATGGGTAGGGAAACATTTCTAAGCAATAAAAAACCGGTTTAGGGGATTTTTCATTAACCTGAAAAATTTTCTGGTCAAACCAATACCCCTGCCATTTTTCTTCTATGGTTTTGTGATTGTAGTGAGAGACTGTCACACATCCTCCAAAAATTGTTCCCACGTTATCATAGGGTTACCCTTTTTTCAAGGGAGTGGAGTTTCACGATGTCTTGTTTTCCCTTCAGGTAGTTATGACCTTTTTTCAAAAGTTACCACCTCATTGCATATCATCCCTGGGTTTGGGGGAAATATGGACAAGAGGAAAAAAGGTTTCAAAAAAGAAACCGGTTTGAATCTTGTGATTGTTGAATCATATTTTTTCTAAGAGATTGTCGGGTCTCTGCGTCTAAATGTTCGATCGGGTTGAAGGCATCGGAAAGAAACGGAACACTCCTTTTGGTAATGGGAATTAAAAAGGATAAAGCATCCAAATCTCCCTGGGTTACTTTTGGATACAGGATTTCATTAAAATTTTTTATTTTCTTTAGTGAGGTGTTTGAAGAGACGACAAAAATATTGGCGGTTTTGAAACGAAGGGTGTGGGTTGAATAAAAGAGGTTTTCTTGAAATACTCTCTGATAAGTGGCCTGGATTGCCTCAACACTTTTTCTCCCGTTTTCGGTTCCAAGGGTTCCCATTAAATTGGAAAGAATGATTCCATTTTTTTTAAGTCTTTGTCCCATGGATTGGAAAGACTCCCAGGTCACTAAATGAGATGGAAAAGAATCTCCGATAAACGCATTTAAAATTATTAAATCATATTTGGTGTTTATTTTTCGGATCGCCGCTCGACCATCATCAATGGTAATGGTTCTCACCAAAGAGGGTTGAAAACCAAAATATTTTTTTGCCAGAGGTAACATTGCGGGATTGATTTCAATGATGTCTACTTGTCCTCCCCGATTAGAGAAATACATAGGTAAAACTCCCGCAGCGGAACCGATGAAAAGGGATTCTCCTTCAGTTTTTCCAAATGCCTCTGCCAAAATGGCCATTCGGTTGGTGTGGAAAAGTCCGGCCATTTTTTTTTCTTTTGGAATCTGAGAAACACAGTTTTGTTGAAGTCCGTCGTTAAAAAGACAACGGAAGA
The nucleotide sequence above comes from Nitrospiria bacterium. Encoded proteins:
- the rpsT gene encoding 30S ribosomal protein S20 — protein: MAIHRSALKRERQINTRRERNRSVLSTLKTLIKKVHSAIDQKKVDDAQLCLVTVSSALGKAVSKGYVHRNTAARKVSRLTLKVNSLKGIEKKGTGSSGKNKKKEA
- the lptE gene encoding LPS assembly lipoprotein LptE; the protein is MRTLSFENGCFLSFLIALGFSFWVSGCSYTVVGINPSQNFLSKRTIHFPILSNATSEPLIEERLSQLISQELLTDHRIRLVNGSQEADTILKGEITSFGETTLSFDPFQNSLEVRVSVNFNLSLESLQDEEISWETQGFQTSAEYITTNDTAATRVAKDRALREIGKNIAQTIIFQIF
- a CDS encoding fused MFS/spermidine synthase; protein product: MPSTKTVRKFLYILSFIEGFCVLAIQIGGTRLLAPAFGTSIFVWTSQISITLITLAVGYIGAGKLTERFDPIQMLSFTLTTATAWLASLPFLKGFLLSPLLTLDSRLGVLLGASFLFGLPLLLLGGTGPIIIKALVEKVHESGKIAGRVFGISTFGSVAGALYLGFFGLGIHPTHHILWGLAALMGLCSLFPLLILKTPIPLLLILFPLLASFLPTHIPSNTPWKILQTRPSSYGELTVIDIKKNKKVFRCLFNDGLQQNCVSQIPKEKKMAGLFHTNRMAILAEAFGKTEGESLFIGSAAGVLPMYFSNRGGQVDIIEINPAMLPLAKKYFGFQPSLVRTITIDDGRAAIRKINTKYDLIILNAFIGDSFPSHLVTWESFQSMGQRLKKNGIILSNLMGTLGTENGRKSVEAIQATYQRVFQENLFYSTHTLRFKTANIFVVSSNTSLKKIKNFNEILYPKVTQGDLDALSFLIPITKRSVPFLSDAFNPIEHLDAETRQSLRKNMIQQSQDSNRFLF
- the holA gene encoding DNA polymerase III subunit delta — its product is MTKLKNPLLKFTDFFKSVDHSPPLPIYFFNGEGPFFIQKGLNLLKKKFAGSPSDQLNFQTFFGHEVSANDLVNACQTFPFLSEKRIVILKGLDKMPSGEQEKLVSYLQNPSPSTFLLITAEKIDLRKKICQAIQAHGAIVSCTPPYESQIPFWIKKMAESINLGLSDEAIIELKEQLGNDLLKIQTELEKISLYHLGKKETLNRDDITVVLVGEKEHSIFDLTRAIGQKDFETAMKTLKRVLENGDHPLMVLTFLIRQFRLIWKTKDLFSNGVPKEEISKKLGVHPFYGQTLQNQARLYSEEKLQESFMMFKEADAALKESFHNPRFFLERLIFFLCQPTKNFSTRGGKT
- the leuS gene encoding leucine--tRNA ligase gives rise to the protein MTVSHYNHKTIEEKWQGYWFDQKIFQVNEKSPKPVFYCLEMFPYPSGKIHMGHVRNYTLGDVIARYKKMQGFEVLHPIGWDAFGLPAENAAIERKVHPSYWTKENIDHMRIQLKRIGLSYDWEREINTSSPDFYRWNQWFFLKMYDKGLAYKKRSPVNWCPSCETVLANEQVIEGACWRCDQAVEQKELEQWFFKITAFAEELLQGCNELKGWPERVLTMQRNWIGKSVGVEVNFPLVEFDDAIRVFTTRPDTLYGATFISLAPDHPMVEKIIQGKPEAQRVEGFVKRVKNQDKKLRTADELEKEGVFTGSYALNPLTQKPIPIWVANFVLMEYGTGAIMAVPAHDQRDFEFARKYKLPIRVVIQDPKKLLRADQMDKAYTEETGELIESESFTGLSPSQAQEKIALFLDDQNLGKQTINYRLRDWGISRQRYWGTPIPILYCDNCGVVPVPYDQLPVKLPLNPLLTGTGKSPLSEDKDFLRAQCPKCHQGATRETDTMDTFVDSSWYFLRYLSPKMDHGPFDANKANRWMPVHQYIGGIEHAVLHLLYARFFTRVTRDFGLLREGEPFSNLLTQGMVVKESYFCPQHGYLFPKEVSQGNKCSKCQQPIEIGRIEKMSKSKKNVIEPDDLIKKYGADTSRLFSLFAAPPEKDLEWNDQGVEGAFRFLQKIHRMVNQFQELKTQKEEVGEKPTQTLPSSDMERGLYRKTHQTIKKVTEDIERDFHFNTAVAALMEFSNAISQYLSQKKEKDEETDLGVLSLAIKTLVILLNPFAPHLSEEMWQLLGNPPSVNQVSWPTFQKEALQEDLITIVIQINGKLRVKIDLPPDTHEDEVKKRVLQNTKVKDFVEGKSIKKLIYVPKRLVNIVI